One Desulfovibrio fairfieldensis genomic window carries:
- a CDS encoding DUF1844 domain-containing protein gives MNQNDCGCHSSKDGPLPEVTFSTFILSLASSALVQLGEVPDPETGRMEQDLALARHNIDVLEMLRQKTERCLEEQERRLLESILYELRMKFVIKCGPDCEKKMAEASAQK, from the coding sequence ATGAACCAGAACGATTGCGGCTGCCATAGCTCCAAGGACGGTCCTCTGCCCGAGGTGACCTTTTCCACTTTCATTCTTTCCCTGGCCTCTTCGGCCCTGGTGCAGCTGGGCGAAGTGCCCGATCCCGAAACAGGCCGGATGGAGCAGGATCTGGCGCTGGCCCGGCACAATATCGACGTGCTGGAAATGCTGCGCCAGAAGACCGAGCGCTGTCTTGAAGAGCAGGAACGCCGGTTGCTGGAAAGCATTCTGTACGAACTGCGCATGAAATTCGTGATCAAGTGCGGCCCGGACTGTGAAAAAAAGATGGCGGAAGCCTCCGCCCAAAAGTAG
- the argC gene encoding N-acetyl-gamma-glutamyl-phosphate reductase, producing the protein MKTINVGLVGITGYAGMELARLLAGHPSMRLTMACSRAEAGKRLGEFYPFLEHMPGADVIISIFEPREAAQHCDLVFLAVPAGTAMDMAAPLLEAGVKVVDLSADFRIHDAGVYERWYKNEHHSKELLRWAVYGLPELYAADIAQTNLTANPGCYPTSVILGLYAALKNDLIETGDIVVDSKSGATGAGRKAAVPTLFCEVSDNFRAYGLPRHRHTPEIEQEVSLLAGQEVRLSFNTHLLPMNRGILSTIYTKLKDPAANLDSVHEAFCRTWERSPWVRVLPKGRLPETRYVRGSMFCDLGLVVDPRTNRLIILAAIDNLCRGASGQALANANLMCGLPVDTGLERLAPLA; encoded by the coding sequence ATGAAGACAATCAATGTGGGGCTTGTGGGCATTACCGGCTATGCGGGCATGGAATTGGCGCGGCTGCTGGCCGGGCATCCCTCCATGCGCCTGACCATGGCCTGTTCCAGGGCCGAGGCGGGCAAACGCCTGGGCGAATTTTATCCCTTCCTGGAACATATGCCGGGCGCGGACGTGATCATCAGCATTTTCGAGCCCAGGGAAGCGGCCCAGCATTGCGATCTGGTCTTCCTGGCCGTTCCCGCGGGCACGGCCATGGATATGGCCGCTCCCCTGCTGGAGGCCGGGGTCAAGGTGGTGGATCTTTCGGCTGACTTCCGCATCCATGACGCCGGGGTATACGAGCGCTGGTACAAGAACGAGCATCACAGCAAGGAGCTTTTGCGCTGGGCCGTCTACGGCCTGCCGGAACTCTATGCCGCGGACATCGCCCAGACCAACCTCACGGCCAACCCGGGCTGCTATCCCACCTCGGTGATTCTTGGCCTGTACGCGGCACTCAAAAACGACCTCATCGAAACCGGGGACATTGTGGTGGATTCCAAGTCCGGAGCCACCGGCGCGGGCCGTAAGGCCGCCGTGCCCACCCTGTTCTGCGAAGTGTCGGACAACTTCCGCGCCTACGGCCTGCCCCGCCATCGCCACACCCCGGAAATCGAGCAGGAAGTTTCCCTGCTGGCCGGACAGGAAGTACGCCTGTCCTTCAATACGCATCTGCTGCCCATGAACCGGGGAATCCTCTCCACCATCTATACCAAGCTCAAGGATCCCGCCGCCAATCTGGACAGCGTGCATGAAGCCTTCTGCCGCACCTGGGAGCGCAGCCCCTGGGTCCGCGTGCTGCCCAAGGGCCGTCTGCCCGAAACCCGCTACGTGCGCGGCAGCATGTTCTGCGATCTCGGTCTGGTGGTGGACCCGCGCACCAACCGCCTGATCATCCTGGCGGCCATCGACAACCTCTGCCGCGGCGCTTCGGGACAGGCTCTGGCCAACGCCAACCTGATGTGCGGCCTGCCCGTGGATACCGGCCTGGAACGTCTCGCGCCCTTGGCATAA